A single window of Hemicordylus capensis ecotype Gifberg chromosome 15, rHemCap1.1.pri, whole genome shotgun sequence DNA harbors:
- the LOC128338035 gene encoding collagen alpha-1(XII) chain-like yields the protein MASMLLFLALLHFFPVGVAGLESQTSAEAEIVFLVDGSWSIGRPNFRAMRHFLGSVVDAFDIGPDKVQIAVAQYSGDPRTEWHLNSYSTKQTLMDAIARLPYKGGNTLTGTALNFTLSNHFNAQAGLRPGAHKIVVLITDGKSQDDVKAPTARVKEAGVELFAVGIKNHDVTELREISSDPAETHVYSVRDFSLLGDIVDDLTNNLRNSIKE from the exons ATGGCCTCAATGCTGCTATTCCTTGCACTTCTCCATTTCTTCCCAG ttggTGTGGCAGGACTGGAAAGCCAAACCAGCGCAGAAGCAGAGATTGTGTTTCTAGTGGATGGTTCGTGGAGTATCGGTCGACCTAATTTCAGAGCAATGCGCCATTTCCTGGGCAGTGTTGTTGACGCCTTTGATATCGGTCCTGATAAAGTGCAGATTG CGGTGGCCCAGTATTCCGGAGATCCGAGAACGGAATGGCACCTCAATTCGTACAGCACCAAACAGACTTTAATGGATGCAATCGCCAGGTTACCATACAAAGGAGGCAACACCCTGACAG gAACGGCTTTGAACTTCACCTTAAGCAACCACTTCAACGCACAAGCTGGTCTGAGGCCTGGAGCTCACAAAATTGTTGTTCTCATCACTGACGGCAAATCTCAGGATGATGTTAAGGCTCCAACTGCAAGAGTGAAGGAAGCAGGTGTAGAGCTCTTTGCTGTCG GTATTAAGAATCATGATGTAACTGAACTGCGTGAGATTTCATCAGACCCAGCTGAGACTCATGTTTACAGTGTTCGAGATTTCAGCCTTCTTGGCGATATTGTGGATGACCTCACTAATAATTTGCGCAACAGCATAAAAG aGTGA